In Wolinella succinogenes DSM 1740, a single genomic region encodes these proteins:
- a CDS encoding IS3-like element IS1302 family transposase gives MVEFSKDLGEEKMSRKRKSYSAEFKTRVVLELLGGEETVAQIASKYEITPKSLIDWKKQFLENASLVFDVGSATKAYKDEIEELKTENDALAKKLGKTTIERDWAVGKLKSLGLSNKKDLVTPKLKNLSMARQCEIIDLNRSTLYYEPKPISDNDLKIMKRIDEIYTDISSTYGYRFMHRQLLEDGFSIGVNKVNKLMNTMGIQAIFPKKKRHTSIKNYKHKIYPYLLRELEINRANQVWSGDITYIPIKGGFVYLCAIIDWHSKTILSWKISTTMDTSLVTDVLKEAIEKYDIPVIFNSDQGSQYTSHEHTELLKKHNIQISMNGKGRSIDNIAIERFFRTLKYDEIYINEYSSISDLRFKVSRYINFYNHNRFHSALNYQKPMNVYLEGLKNVA, from the coding sequence ATGGTAGAATTTTCTAAAGATTTAGGAGAGGAAAAAATGAGTAGAAAAAGAAAAAGCTATAGTGCAGAATTTAAAACTAGAGTTGTCTTAGAATTACTAGGTGGCGAAGAGACTGTAGCACAGATTGCCAGTAAATATGAGATTACACCAAAAAGTCTCATTGATTGGAAAAAGCAGTTTTTAGAGAATGCATCACTAGTATTTGATGTAGGTTCGGCTACTAAAGCCTATAAAGATGAGATAGAAGAGCTAAAAACAGAGAATGATGCTCTAGCAAAGAAATTAGGAAAAACAACCATAGAGAGGGATTGGGCAGTGGGAAAGCTAAAGAGCTTGGGCTTATCAAATAAAAAAGATCTTGTCACACCCAAGCTAAAGAATCTCTCCATGGCAAGACAATGTGAAATAATAGATTTAAATCGCTCAACCCTTTATTATGAACCTAAACCCATATCAGACAATGATTTAAAAATCATGAAAAGGATAGATGAGATATATACTGATATATCCTCAACCTATGGCTATCGGTTTATGCATAGGCAGCTTTTGGAAGATGGATTTTCAATTGGTGTAAATAAAGTCAATAAGCTAATGAACACTATGGGGATACAGGCAATCTTTCCAAAAAAGAAACGACACACATCCATTAAAAACTATAAACATAAAATCTATCCATATCTACTACGAGAGCTTGAAATTAACAGAGCCAATCAGGTTTGGAGTGGAGATATTACCTATATCCCAATCAAGGGTGGTTTCGTGTATTTGTGCGCCATTATTGATTGGCACAGTAAAACGATACTCTCATGGAAAATATCAACAACTATGGATACATCTCTTGTAACAGATGTTTTAAAAGAAGCCATTGAAAAATATGACATTCCTGTAATATTCAACTCCGACCAAGGTAGCCAATATACCAGCCATGAACATACAGAACTTCTCAAGAAACACAACATTCAAATCTCTATGAACGGTAAAGGCAGATCCATTGATAATATTGCCATTGAGAGATTTTTTAGGACTTTAAAATATGATGAAATCTATATCAATGAGTATAGCTCTATTTCAGATCTCAGATTTAAGGTTTCAAGATATATCAATTTTTACAATCACAATAGATTTCATTCAGCACTAAATTATCAAAAGCCCATGAATGTTTATCTAGAAGGGTTGAAAAACGTTGCTTAA
- a CDS encoding ABC transporter ATP-binding protein produces MIEIDCVSKSFGGQKVLEEVSLGIAKGEKLLLMGQNGAGKTTLMRMILGEYRPDKGGVKIDGCDPLRERQKALAQIAFVPQMPPPLKLTLEELTYYVSQSCGIESERVWKFAEAMELEWKQNLKKTFFKLSGGMKQKLLIAIALSRDAQVLMFDEPTANLDPSARIRFDALLREFAMDKSLIFISHRIQEVEGLVERIVEMDLGKVVRDEKI; encoded by the coding sequence TTGATTGAGATTGATTGCGTCAGCAAAAGCTTTGGTGGACAAAAGGTGCTAGAGGAGGTCTCTTTGGGAATCGCCAAAGGAGAGAAGCTCCTGCTTATGGGGCAAAATGGCGCAGGAAAGACAACGCTTATGAGGATGATTTTGGGCGAGTATCGTCCCGATAAAGGAGGGGTCAAAATCGATGGATGCGACCCCCTTAGGGAGCGTCAAAAGGCTTTGGCGCAAATCGCGTTTGTTCCTCAGATGCCTCCGCCCCTCAAGCTCACGCTAGAAGAGCTGACCTATTATGTGAGCCAAAGTTGTGGCATAGAGAGCGAACGGGTTTGGAAGTTTGCCGAGGCGATGGAGCTGGAGTGGAAACAAAATCTTAAAAAGACTTTTTTCAAGCTCTCTGGGGGGATGAAGCAGAAACTTTTAATTGCTATTGCCTTGAGTCGTGACGCTCAAGTGCTCATGTTTGATGAACCCACAGCCAATCTTGATCCTAGCGCGAGAATACGATTTGATGCGCTTTTGAGAGAGTTTGCCATGGATAAGAGCCTCATTTTCATCTCCCATCGTATTCAAGAAGTGGAGGGATTAGTAGAGCGAATCGTCGAGATGGATCTTGGAAAGGTGGTGCGTGATGAGAAGATTTAG
- a CDS encoding nitrous oxide reductase family maturation protein NosD, producing MWRTALLGWGLATSLLNASILQEAIDRASPGDILRLAPGIYQGAIRIDKPLTIEGQEGRVIIRGEGKGSVIRILASSVTLKGLWIEGSGSEHSSIDAGIVAEKVSNLKILDNRLRDVLFGIDLRETHRSEVSRNHITSKPFDLGLRGDAIRLWYSHDNTISENTIQESRDFVVWYSSGNRIFKNHGMDGRYSLHFMYAGKNLVEDNLFERNSVGIFFMYSEGTTARNNTVKNSIGSFGVGIGMKDASNFTLKENTVIYNARGFYIDQSPFQPGSVNRYEGNRILYNTTGVQFHATQHRSLFYGNLFKGNVETIANDTPGAKIRLNEWLGNYYDDYEGLDRNKDGIGDIPHHHYAYADKLWLYYPALRFFYGSTVMSVLNFLAKLAPFSEPDLLLEDSKPKMEAKF from the coding sequence ATGTGGCGAACGGCTCTCCTTGGGTGGGGGCTGGCGACCTCCTTGTTGAATGCCTCGATTCTTCAAGAGGCCATTGATAGGGCTTCGCCTGGAGATATTTTAAGGCTCGCTCCTGGAATCTATCAGGGAGCTATCCGCATCGATAAGCCTCTCACAATTGAGGGACAAGAGGGAAGGGTGATCATTAGAGGCGAAGGCAAGGGCAGTGTGATCCGGATTCTTGCCTCTTCTGTGACGCTAAAAGGGCTTTGGATTGAGGGAAGCGGGAGTGAGCACTCTAGCATTGATGCGGGAATTGTGGCAGAGAAGGTGAGCAATCTGAAGATTCTGGATAATCGTCTGCGAGACGTCCTCTTTGGAATCGACCTAAGAGAGACGCATCGATCGGAAGTCTCTCGGAATCATATCACCTCCAAGCCCTTTGATCTTGGACTAAGAGGGGATGCGATACGGCTTTGGTATAGCCATGACAACACCATTTCAGAGAACACCATCCAAGAGAGTCGAGATTTTGTGGTGTGGTACTCCAGCGGCAATCGAATCTTTAAAAATCACGGAATGGATGGGAGATATTCGCTCCATTTCATGTATGCAGGAAAAAATCTTGTGGAAGATAATCTATTTGAGCGCAACTCTGTGGGGATTTTTTTCATGTATTCAGAGGGGACAACCGCTAGAAACAACACAGTGAAAAACTCCATTGGTTCTTTTGGCGTGGGGATTGGGATGAAAGATGCCTCTAATTTCACCCTCAAAGAGAATACAGTGATCTATAACGCTAGAGGGTTTTATATCGACCAATCCCCCTTTCAGCCAGGAAGTGTCAATCGCTATGAAGGAAATAGAATCCTCTACAACACCACAGGAGTGCAATTTCACGCGACCCAGCATCGCAGTCTCTTTTATGGGAATCTTTTCAAAGGGAATGTCGAGACGATTGCCAATGACACCCCTGGGGCCAAGATTCGCCTCAATGAGTGGCTGGGAAATTATTACGATGATTATGAAGGGCTTGATCGAAACAAGGATGGAATCGGAGATATTCCCCACCATCACTATGCGTATGCCGACAAGCTATGGCTCTACTATCCCGCACTTCGATTCTTTTACGGATCAACGGTGATGAGCGTACTCAATTTCTTGGCCAAGCTCGCTCCTTTTTCGGAACCCGACTTGTTGCTAGAGGATTCTAAGCCCAAAATGGAGGCGAAATTTTGA
- a CDS encoding NapH/MauN family ferredoxin-type protein — MNKYTTRATLAHVGFWDSFVSTRPDGKRRPSLRAWRYTVVISVHLLFLLSYYADIQILEGSISGSRMLGFHLADPFITLEVMSAYRGIPTNLLIGAVSIGGFYLFFGGRAFCSWVCPYGIFGEIGERLHQKLLSKKIIQERTFSPYWRYIFWIFFLSLSFFGGFLVFELFNVVGILSRFIIYGWSAAISWVILIFAFEVFFSQRAWCRYVCPLGTTYTMLGGASAMKIAWSEEQCNHCGVCSTVCIVPHVLDMTKKKSEGQKGGKHLVQSGDCTLCGRCIDVCHTDALGFENRLKKLL; from the coding sequence ATGAACAAATATACGACTAGAGCCACTCTCGCCCATGTTGGTTTTTGGGATAGTTTCGTCTCGACTCGACCCGATGGAAAGAGGCGCCCAAGTCTCCGAGCTTGGCGCTATACAGTCGTCATCTCTGTGCACCTGCTCTTTTTGCTCTCCTATTATGCAGATATTCAGATTTTAGAGGGCTCTATTAGCGGCTCGCGGATGCTTGGGTTTCACCTCGCCGATCCTTTTATCACGCTTGAGGTGATGAGTGCCTACCGCGGAATTCCTACCAACCTCCTCATCGGTGCGGTAAGCATAGGAGGTTTTTATCTTTTTTTTGGCGGCAGGGCTTTTTGTTCTTGGGTCTGTCCCTATGGAATTTTTGGTGAAATAGGAGAGAGGCTGCACCAAAAATTGCTCTCAAAAAAAATCATCCAAGAGCGGACATTCAGCCCCTACTGGCGTTATATCTTTTGGATTTTTTTCCTCTCGCTCTCCTTTTTTGGAGGTTTTTTGGTCTTTGAGCTGTTCAATGTGGTGGGGATCCTTTCTCGATTCATCATCTATGGTTGGAGTGCCGCCATCTCGTGGGTGATTTTGATCTTTGCTTTTGAAGTCTTTTTTTCACAACGAGCTTGGTGCCGCTATGTCTGCCCCTTGGGAACCACCTATACGATGCTAGGGGGTGCGAGCGCAATGAAGATCGCTTGGAGTGAGGAGCAATGCAACCATTGCGGGGTCTGTTCCACCGTCTGCATTGTGCCCCATGTGCTGGATATGACCAAGAAAAAAAGTGAGGGCCAAAAGGGTGGAAAGCACCTCGTCCAAAGTGGTGATTGCACCCTATGCGGACGATGCATTGATGTGTGCCATACGGATGCTTTGGGTTTTGAAAATCGACTCAAAAAGCTCCTCTAA
- a CDS encoding c-type cytochrome encodes MKTGQIITLAMGGVVVALMLYVALSGGESTPTPAKPSLAPVSEAASSLAQNPKEVALEAEDEEMKKIRELQGSVKNRELKVSHLYSLKCAPCHGYDGEGKIAPSLLGKSETELLAKLRDYKEDKVPNSLMKGLLTNSTQQELEDLAKEIAGFSK; translated from the coding sequence ATGAAAACAGGTCAAATCATCACCCTCGCTATGGGAGGTGTCGTAGTGGCGTTGATGCTCTATGTCGCGCTTAGCGGGGGAGAATCCACCCCTACTCCCGCCAAGCCGTCTCTCGCTCCCGTCAGCGAGGCTGCTTCTTCGCTTGCTCAAAACCCCAAAGAGGTTGCCTTGGAGGCGGAAGATGAGGAGATGAAGAAGATCAGAGAGCTTCAAGGAAGCGTCAAGAACAGAGAGCTTAAAGTGAGCCATCTCTACAGCCTTAAGTGCGCTCCTTGTCATGGGTATGACGGAGAGGGCAAGATTGCCCCTTCGCTGCTTGGCAAGAGTGAGACAGAGCTTTTGGCTAAACTAAGAGACTACAAAGAAGACAAAGTTCCAAACTCTTTAATGAAGGGGCTTTTGACCAATTCAACTCAGCAGGAGCTAGAGGACTTGGCTAAAGAGATTGCTGGATTCTCCAAGTAG
- a CDS encoding ABC transporter permease — translation MGKIALVAWLDLKESFRSRWFLVYSLVFGGAVALFFLAGVTESRVLGFSGLGRLLLLFIQVCVVILPVFILMSTVRAIASDRDSNVLEYLLSFPISLADYYFGKSLGRLVSVFVPIFASLVLAIVWGGIKGASIPWEIFGFYVLLMFSLSVSFLGIALFISTLVKSQEIALGSAFFVWLILLAFMDILLIGVMMKNAFPEEAIFGVALLNPIQVFRVAAMALFDPELSVMGPAAYFILDSFGKAGFALYSIFYPFLLGMGWLWGGYLIFKRRDLV, via the coding sequence ATGGGAAAGATTGCTTTAGTGGCATGGCTGGATCTTAAAGAGTCGTTTCGTTCTCGTTGGTTTTTGGTCTATTCGCTGGTTTTTGGAGGAGCGGTGGCACTCTTTTTCCTTGCAGGGGTGACAGAGTCGCGTGTTCTTGGTTTTAGCGGATTAGGTCGATTGCTTCTGCTTTTTATTCAAGTTTGTGTCGTGATTCTGCCCGTATTCATTCTTATGAGCACTGTTAGGGCGATCGCTTCTGATCGAGACAGCAATGTGCTTGAGTACCTGCTCTCCTTCCCTATTTCGCTAGCGGATTACTACTTTGGAAAATCTCTTGGAAGGCTAGTGAGTGTCTTTGTTCCCATTTTTGCCTCTTTGGTGCTAGCCATTGTGTGGGGAGGAATCAAGGGGGCGTCAATTCCATGGGAGATTTTTGGCTTTTATGTTTTGCTCATGTTTTCGCTTTCAGTGAGCTTTTTGGGAATCGCGCTTTTTATCTCTACTCTTGTGAAATCCCAAGAGATTGCCCTTGGATCGGCTTTTTTTGTCTGGTTGATTCTATTGGCTTTCATGGACATTTTGCTTATTGGAGTGATGATGAAAAATGCCTTTCCCGAGGAGGCAATTTTTGGCGTGGCGCTTCTTAACCCTATTCAGGTTTTTCGGGTGGCGGCGATGGCGCTTTTTGATCCAGAGCTCTCCGTGATGGGCCCTGCGGCCTATTTTATTTTGGATAGTTTTGGCAAAGCAGGTTTTGCCCTCTATTCGATTTTCTATCCATTTCTGCTTGGGATGGGATGGCTTTGGGGGGGATATTTGATTTTTAAACGAAGGGATTTAGTGTGA
- a CDS encoding nitrous oxide reductase accessory protein NosL → MRRFSYWAAILAAWFLLAGCQEMDTSAGKLRFDRDICERCKMIISDRNHALEVVYPKERRRYYFDDVGCLALWVRDNQISWLPEALIYVTDFSNGRWIEARSAAWVEGYITPMAFGYAAFAPEKKEMLEAQGKHIYQFSEVMETIQKEKER, encoded by the coding sequence ATGAGAAGATTTAGTTATTGGGCGGCGATTTTAGCGGCATGGTTTCTTTTGGCGGGATGCCAGGAGATGGACACGAGTGCTGGGAAGTTGCGTTTTGATCGAGATATTTGCGAACGATGCAAGATGATCATTAGTGATAGAAATCACGCCCTAGAGGTGGTTTATCCCAAGGAGAGAAGGCGATACTACTTTGATGATGTGGGTTGCTTGGCACTTTGGGTGCGGGACAATCAAATCTCATGGTTGCCAGAGGCGCTCATCTATGTCACTGATTTTTCTAATGGGAGATGGATTGAGGCAAGGAGTGCGGCTTGGGTTGAGGGATACATCACTCCTATGGCGTTTGGCTATGCAGCCTTTGCTCCTGAAAAAAAGGAGATGCTTGAAGCTCAAGGAAAGCATATTTATCAATTTTCTGAAGTGATGGAGACGATCCAAAAAGAGAAGGAGCGCTGA
- a CDS encoding TonB-dependent receptor plug domain-containing protein: MKSKIVYLSLCACLALEASENLEAITITSATKSEKRVDGVAASVIVITQEEIQNSHAGRLRDLFENLPSLTLQNGAFPSASAKNKSALSIRGLGSSGTLLLIDGKRLAGEVKNPYDLDRIPLSIIERIEIIKGPSSALYGSDAMGGVINIITKAPTKEVEGSFGLRGESSYKGEGFEGMSDLDIRGKKEKFSYALSGSILEGAGQEESKVANVYAKHPVSGAKVKPSTHPLPALQNNVKDFYAVQESLTEEATVYNLNTKFQYEFTEALTAGVDFSFMKEEREGDYIGNYHPSNYGSGGNKIPLYNIPVKSEDSNRRTHWGTHFKAKLTPDLTLFGQAYQSKYKKRNSTSALYWEDMGYASKEASASNGMDANVKVSAYESYLQYLAAQSHLLTLGGEYRDETREGTVFNQEGTMETKKVDYKAFYFQDEWEASDRWNWLFGVRYDDISNADSKTTFKIGTHYALSDSLRLRSSFSQGYRTADIRELYISKQTPVGLQLGSEVIRGVKTSAYDLKPEFVNAYEIGLGGRLDAWSYDLALFYNDIKDKIEMVRYPAYYTFENIADARTLGIEATLGYAWSDSLKSSLGWMELRSENRETKEDLLLTPLRTVRLKTEYEPLPRLILGATLRHVGAQEYELSDLSDNVHRYKAKADTFLDLSIDYTIEGSKRYKLFGGMNNVLGEKVDENILANRGRVMYAGLRYFF, translated from the coding sequence ATGAAGTCTAAAATCGTCTATCTAAGCCTATGCGCTTGCCTCGCCCTAGAAGCGAGTGAAAACCTAGAAGCCATCACCATCACTAGCGCCACCAAAAGCGAAAAAAGAGTCGATGGAGTCGCTGCCTCTGTGATTGTCATCACCCAAGAAGAGATTCAAAACAGCCATGCGGGGCGACTTCGAGATCTATTTGAAAATCTTCCCTCTCTCACTCTGCAAAATGGAGCCTTCCCCTCAGCAAGCGCCAAAAACAAAAGCGCCCTCTCAATTCGAGGATTGGGAAGCAGCGGAACCCTGCTTCTAATCGATGGAAAGAGGCTCGCTGGAGAGGTTAAAAACCCCTATGATCTAGATCGAATCCCCCTCTCCATTATCGAACGAATCGAGATCATCAAAGGCCCCTCCAGCGCCCTCTATGGGTCTGATGCAATGGGTGGCGTCATCAACATCATCACCAAAGCTCCCACCAAAGAGGTCGAAGGCAGTTTTGGGCTTCGTGGCGAATCAAGCTACAAAGGAGAAGGGTTTGAGGGGATGAGCGATTTGGATATAAGAGGGAAAAAAGAGAAATTCTCCTATGCATTAAGCGGAAGCATCCTAGAGGGTGCGGGTCAAGAGGAGAGCAAAGTGGCCAATGTCTATGCCAAACATCCCGTAAGTGGAGCCAAGGTCAAACCCTCTACCCATCCTCTACCCGCCCTTCAAAATAATGTCAAAGACTTTTATGCCGTCCAAGAATCGCTCACAGAAGAGGCGACCGTTTACAATCTCAACACCAAATTCCAATATGAATTCACCGAAGCCCTCACCGCGGGAGTGGATTTTAGCTTCATGAAAGAGGAGCGCGAAGGGGACTATATCGGCAACTATCACCCAAGCAACTACGGCTCAGGAGGCAATAAAATCCCCCTCTACAACATCCCCGTCAAATCCGAAGATTCCAATCGCCGCACCCATTGGGGCACCCACTTCAAGGCCAAGCTCACCCCCGATCTCACTCTCTTTGGGCAGGCCTATCAATCTAAATACAAAAAGCGTAATAGCACTTCAGCTCTCTACTGGGAAGATATGGGGTACGCCTCCAAAGAGGCCTCTGCAAGCAACGGGATGGATGCCAATGTCAAAGTAAGCGCTTATGAGAGCTACCTTCAATATCTCGCTGCCCAAAGCCATCTTCTCACTTTAGGGGGCGAATACCGAGATGAGACGCGCGAGGGCACCGTTTTTAATCAAGAGGGCACCATGGAGACTAAAAAAGTGGACTACAAGGCGTTCTACTTCCAGGATGAGTGGGAGGCAAGCGATCGGTGGAATTGGCTCTTTGGCGTTCGATACGATGATATTTCCAATGCCGATTCCAAGACCACTTTTAAAATTGGCACCCACTATGCCCTAAGCGACTCCTTGCGCCTGCGCTCCAGCTTTTCTCAAGGCTATCGCACCGCTGATATTCGAGAGCTTTACATCAGCAAGCAGACTCCCGTGGGTCTTCAATTGGGTTCAGAGGTGATTCGCGGAGTCAAAACCTCCGCCTACGATCTCAAACCTGAATTTGTGAATGCCTATGAGATTGGCTTAGGGGGCAGACTGGATGCATGGAGCTACGATCTAGCCCTCTTTTATAACGATATCAAAGACAAAATTGAGATGGTGCGCTACCCCGCCTACTACACCTTTGAAAACATCGCCGATGCCCGCACTCTAGGAATCGAAGCGACCTTAGGATACGCATGGAGCGACTCACTCAAGAGCTCTTTGGGGTGGATGGAGCTAAGAAGTGAAAATAGAGAGACTAAAGAGGATCTGCTGCTCACCCCCCTTCGCACCGTGCGACTCAAAACCGAATACGAACCCCTCCCTCGATTGATTCTAGGGGCAACCCTCCGACATGTAGGTGCGCAAGAGTACGAACTAAGCGATCTCTCCGACAATGTGCATCGCTACAAAGCCAAAGCGGACACTTTTCTTGAT
- a CDS encoding c-type cytochrome, with protein MRREWVVIWVALMLGLSGCDSKEERAKERFPTSLSEVKEAGMIIIEKGKTPEGENPFITYNIDGERQVKVGFGEDDNETTKSIGAIASVKTPYDRINIELLKGRLSKNFILKCSACHDDYANGIIGPSLLKKSEAEVFDKIIAYKTKKEANVLMRELVMQMDETEIRSLAKEISEFNQQFRSQP; from the coding sequence ATGAGGAGAGAATGGGTAGTGATTTGGGTGGCTTTGATGCTAGGTTTATCAGGGTGCGATTCTAAGGAGGAGAGGGCTAAGGAGCGATTTCCGACCTCTCTTTCTGAGGTCAAAGAGGCGGGTATGATCATCATCGAAAAGGGGAAGACTCCAGAGGGCGAGAATCCTTTTATCACCTACAACATTGATGGGGAGCGCCAAGTGAAGGTAGGTTTTGGAGAGGATGATAATGAGACCACCAAAAGCATTGGAGCCATCGCCTCCGTGAAAACCCCTTATGATCGAATCAATATAGAGCTTCTCAAGGGACGACTTAGTAAAAACTTTATCCTCAAGTGTTCGGCGTGTCACGATGATTACGCCAATGGAATCATTGGCCCCTCTCTTTTGAAAAAGAGTGAGGCAGAGGTCTTTGACAAGATCATCGCCTATAAAACCAAAAAAGAGGCCAATGTCCTCATGAGAGAGCTGGTCATGCAGATGGATGAGACAGAGATTCGATCCTTGGCTAAAGAGATCAGCGAATTTAACCAACAATTTAGGAGTCAACCATGA
- a CDS encoding Crp/Fnr family transcriptional regulator: protein MREAIRGLFKDISESVVDEILLMATLQRVRHGDLIFAEGEKPERLYVLIEGEVKVFKVNHKGDETILRFFHPVQFISELASLDNLPFPTSTKAQTDLRLATFEIESFKELMRAHIELYDFMLHSLCQKLHYHMNVTIAKNSDNEDSYSKIALLLLEDFTSFAQTKHWKIAQSINVAPETLSRVLRRFREEGAIGGVGKKISLLDRSKLKKYL from the coding sequence ATGAGGGAAGCCATCAGAGGGCTATTTAAGGATATATCCGAATCGGTGGTGGATGAGATTTTGCTCATGGCGACCCTGCAGAGGGTGAGACATGGAGATCTGATTTTTGCCGAGGGAGAGAAACCTGAGAGGCTTTATGTGTTGATTGAGGGAGAGGTGAAGGTTTTTAAAGTCAATCACAAGGGGGATGAGACGATTTTGCGATTCTTTCATCCTGTACAGTTTATCTCAGAGCTTGCCTCGCTGGACAATCTCCCCTTTCCCACCTCAACCAAAGCGCAGACGGATTTGAGGCTGGCCACTTTTGAGATTGAATCATTTAAAGAGTTGATGCGGGCTCATATTGAGCTTTATGATTTTATGCTCCACTCTTTGTGTCAAAAGCTCCACTATCACATGAATGTGACGATTGCCAAAAATAGTGACAATGAAGATTCTTACTCCAAAATTGCGCTGCTTCTTTTGGAGGATTTTACCTCTTTTGCCCAGACTAAACATTGGAAGATTGCCCAGTCGATCAATGTAGCCCCAGAAACGCTTTCAAGGGTTTTGAGGCGTTTTAGAGAGGAGGGGGCTATTGGGGGCGTGGGGAAGAAAATCTCCCTCCTGGATCGCTCTAAACTGAAAAAATACCTCTAA
- a CDS encoding WD40 repeat domain-containing protein, with amino-acid sequence MIKFILTSMLLWSFGWGKYALIVEERLGEGIEVSALAMESSGKQIALGCSDGGVRIVGIPSGRVELILKGHASPVSALAFLDGETLLSGDRGGEMRRWNLKLQEGEVWPERSLEARGAVRAIAAQEGFYAATFENHTLEYQDREGKKHSLFYPRNFQMIGWRGSSLYLLGWDRRLRVVEAQSGKETLEREHSDEVLASAYCAYRDDLLVADAGRRVWKIPFDSKKPSQEVGMVEFSPSALACDPFEKGVWIGGSQGEVIFWGEGGVKEFLGEMRSGGVRGLFAPSEGILVGISWEGRVVVWKKL; translated from the coding sequence ATGATAAAGTTTATTTTAACTTCAATGCTTCTTTGGAGTTTTGGCTGGGGAAAATACGCACTCATTGTCGAGGAGCGTTTGGGTGAAGGAATCGAGGTGAGTGCGCTGGCTATGGAATCATCAGGAAAGCAGATAGCTCTTGGCTGTAGTGATGGCGGAGTGAGAATCGTGGGGATTCCTTCAGGAAGAGTGGAGTTGATTCTAAAGGGGCACGCAAGTCCCGTGAGTGCACTTGCCTTTCTGGATGGAGAGACGCTTCTCTCAGGGGATCGAGGAGGCGAGATGAGGAGATGGAATCTAAAGCTCCAAGAGGGAGAGGTTTGGCCTGAGCGCTCATTGGAAGCAAGAGGGGCAGTGAGGGCGATAGCGGCGCAAGAGGGCTTTTATGCGGCAACCTTCGAGAATCACACTTTGGAGTATCAGGATAGAGAGGGGAAGAAGCACTCTCTTTTTTATCCAAGGAATTTTCAAATGATTGGCTGGAGAGGCTCCTCTCTCTATCTGCTTGGCTGGGATCGGAGGCTTAGGGTGGTCGAAGCCCAAAGCGGCAAAGAGACGCTGGAGAGAGAGCACTCTGATGAGGTGCTTGCCTCGGCTTATTGCGCCTATAGAGATGATCTGTTAGTCGCGGATGCGGGGAGAAGGGTGTGGAAAATTCCTTTTGATTCTAAAAAACCCTCTCAAGAAGTAGGAATGGTGGAGTTTTCCCCTAGCGCTTTAGCGTGCGACCCGTTTGAGAAGGGGGTTTGGATTGGAGGGAGTCAGGGGGAAGTGATCTTTTGGGGGGAGGGGGGAGTCAAAGAGTTTTTAGGTGAGATGAGGAGTGGGGGAGTGAGAGGGTTATTCGCTCCTAGTGAGGGAATTCTCGTGGGAATTTCATGGGAAGGGAGAGTTGTGGTTTGGAAAAAATTATAG
- a CDS encoding 4Fe-4S dicluster domain-containing protein, whose protein sequence is MDRRDFIFYGAGGTGALCAGFLGGHLLSGFLHSKEPLLRPPGALEESEFLATCIKCGQCVQVCPYYALSLLDIWHGSSLGTPYVDARERGCYLCDLYPCVLACPSGALSHETTEIKDVHMGMAYVKRIDACLAFLGEEVKAEAVSRMIHRKLHNDRERAVAERIADSVGNPCSLCADLCPHPSPLEAIAMVQLEGKKRAPQIRSGCVGCGVCQEVCPASESVIEIVPRVGYEELYGGQK, encoded by the coding sequence ATGGATCGACGAGACTTTATTTTTTATGGAGCGGGCGGGACGGGAGCGCTTTGTGCAGGATTTTTGGGAGGGCATCTCTTGTCTGGATTCTTGCACTCCAAAGAGCCTTTATTGCGGCCTCCAGGCGCTTTAGAAGAATCGGAATTTCTTGCCACTTGTATCAAATGCGGCCAATGCGTGCAGGTTTGCCCCTATTACGCCCTTTCGCTTCTTGATATTTGGCATGGGAGCTCCTTGGGGACTCCTTATGTTGATGCAAGAGAGCGTGGATGCTATCTGTGTGATCTCTATCCTTGCGTGCTGGCGTGTCCAAGTGGAGCGCTAAGCCATGAGACCACAGAGATCAAAGATGTTCATATGGGGATGGCCTATGTGAAGCGAATCGACGCTTGCTTGGCCTTTTTGGGAGAAGAGGTTAAAGCGGAAGCGGTCTCTAGGATGATCCATCGAAAACTTCATAATGATCGAGAGCGAGCTGTGGCAGAGAGAATCGCTGATTCCGTGGGTAACCCCTGTTCCCTCTGCGCCGATCTCTGTCCCCATCCCTCACCCCTAGAGGCGATTGCAATGGTGCAACTTGAGGGGAAGAAGAGGGCTCCTCAGATTCGCTCTGGCTGTGTGGGGTGCGGAGTGTGTCAGGAGGTTTGCCCTGCAAGCGAGTCGGTGATAGAAATTGTTCCAAGAGTGGGGTATGAAGAGCTTTATGGAGGTCAAAAATGA